The following DNA comes from Nocardioides panzhihuensis.
TCGTGGCCGAGGGCAGCATGCTCGGCGACGGGATGCGGCTCCCGGTCCGCACCGGCTCGGTCGACGCCTGCTACTCCTCCAACGTGCTCGAGCACGTCCCGACCCCGACAGCCATGCTCGACGAGATGCTCCGGGTCACCAAGCCCGGTGGTGTCGTCTTCTGCTCCTACACGCTGTGGTGGGGTCCGTGGGGCGGCCACGAGACCAGCCCGTGGCATCTGCTCGGGGGCCGGTTCGCCCGCCGCCGCTACCAGCGCAAGCACGGTCACGAGCCCAAGAACAGGTTCGGCGAGTCGATGTACGCAGCGACCGCCTCCGCCGGGCTGCGCTGGGCGCGCGCCCAGCGCAAGGCGGGCAACGCCGAGATCCTGGCCGCCGTTCCGCGCTACCACCCGTGGTGGGCGGCGTGGCTGATGCGGGTCCCGGTGGTGAGGGAGGTGTTCTCATGGAACCTCCTGCTCGTGCTCCGCAAGACCTGAGCAGAATCTTCCGGATCCGTCTGCTGGCGATCTCGGTGCTGCTGCTCGGGCTCGCTTTCGTCCAGTCACCCGGGCTGCTCGTGCCCGACACGAAGTTCGACCTCGCCGTCGCGCCCGTCGACTTCCTGGGCCGCGCTCTCCACCTGTGGGATGCCGAGTCGGCCTTCGGGCAGCTGCAGAACCAAGCCTACGGCTACCTGTGGCCGATGGGCCCCTTCTTCGCGGGCGGCTGGGGGCTGGACGTCCCCGGTTGGATCGTGCAGCGGCTGTGGCTCGCGCTGGTGCTCATCGTCGCGTTCACCGGTGCCGCGCGCGTGACCAAGGCCATCGGCGTACGCTCCGACCTCGCCT
Coding sequences within:
- a CDS encoding methyltransferase domain-containing protein — encoded protein: MSNLRDPRGGAQPDAPAGSGWRATLRRSVRLFNDFRVEQTDPARFYTALAADSVGQLAHYTAGPQGDGAALEGTVLLDVGGGPGYFRDAFMKAGATYLALDADAGEMQGAGIVAEGSMLGDGMRLPVRTGSVDACYSSNVLEHVPTPTAMLDEMLRVTKPGGVVFCSYTLWWGPWGGHETSPWHLLGGRFARRRYQRKHGHEPKNRFGESMYAATASAGLRWARAQRKAGNAEILAAVPRYHPWWAAWLMRVPVVREVFSWNLLLVLRKT